Proteins encoded together in one Lathyrus oleraceus cultivar Zhongwan6 chromosome 5, CAAS_Psat_ZW6_1.0, whole genome shotgun sequence window:
- the LOC127079722 gene encoding uncharacterized protein LOC127079722, whose translation MRTREEKGKMINPPVQNLPYPHAPIKKDRERQYARFLDIFKRLQINIPFTEALEQMPTYACFLKETLTKKRRITNEETIHLDTSWSVIIQRTLPQKEKDPGRVTLTVTIGNVNVGKSLIDLGSSINLIPLSVIRRIRDLDIKNTMMTLQLADKLVTRPSGIAEDVLVKVDKFLFLIDFVVMDIEEDNHVPLILGHPFMKIARMMIDIDDGLMKVRVQDEEVTFNLFDAMKRSKDKRAYF comes from the coding sequence ATGAGAACAAGGGAGGAAAAAGGAAAAATGATAAATCCACCAGTACAAAACCTACCATACCCCCATGCTCCAATCAAAAAGGATAGAGAAAGGCAATACGCTCGATTTTTGGATATTTTCAAGCGGTTGCAAATCAATATTCCCTTCACGGaggcacttgaacaaatgcctaCGTATGCATGTTTCCTGAAGGAAACTCTCACCAAGAAGAGAAGGATTACTAATGAAGAAACAATACATCTTGACACAAGTTGGAGTGTGATCATTCAACGAACACTTccacaaaaagaaaaagatccAGGAAGAGTCACATTAACTGTCACAATTGGAAACGTAAACGTTGGTAAATCATTGATTGATCTTGGCTCAAGTATCAACCTCATACCACTCTCAGTAATACGAAGAATTCGTGATTTGGATATAAAGAATACTATGATGACTTTGCAACTAGCCGATAAATTAGTCACAAGGCCATCCGGTATTGCCGAAGACGTGTTGGTCAAGGTAGATAAGTTTTTATTTCTTAttgattttgttgtcatggatATAGAGGAAGATAATCATGTGCCACTGATTTTGGGACATCCATTCATGAAAATcgcacgcatgatgattgacattgatgatggtTTAATGAAAGTACGTGTTCAAGATGAAGAAGTTACGTTCAACCTCTTTGATGCCATGAAACGTTCCAAAGATAAAAGAGCTTATTTTTGA